The proteins below are encoded in one region of Sporosarcina sp. FSL K6-1508:
- a CDS encoding D-alanyl-D-alanine carboxypeptidase family protein, translating to MKKLIFVIVIIVLSITVVMNNKETTFEKADLSVQAKAIILLDADTGKVMYEENSTEALPIASMSKLMTEYLVLNAIKSGTLSWESTYEPSAYIQQIKGLSAAVKLGMTPGHSYTVDELFTAMTVHSANDAAMALAEMISGTEEAFVELMNKQAKSFGLKETTFYNASGLDGDYIGKGREETNLASAQDVSIIARKLIAKHPEVLDFTKLTSFKTGNGTTLWSTNLMLEGMPQAFPGIDGLKTGYTDLAGSCFAGTGVFEGRRIISVVMAVESERGDTTTPRFELTKELIERFVLN from the coding sequence ATGAAGAAATTGATTTTTGTTATAGTAATAATCGTGTTAAGCATCACAGTTGTGATGAATAACAAGGAAACAACCTTTGAAAAAGCAGATTTAAGCGTTCAAGCGAAAGCAATTATTCTTCTGGATGCGGATACGGGTAAAGTGATGTACGAAGAAAACAGTACAGAAGCGTTGCCTATCGCAAGCATGTCCAAGTTGATGACAGAGTATCTTGTGCTCAACGCTATCAAAAGCGGGACATTATCGTGGGAAAGTACATACGAGCCAAGTGCCTATATTCAACAAATAAAAGGACTGTCTGCTGCCGTAAAACTCGGAATGACACCGGGGCATTCATATACTGTAGACGAATTATTTACCGCTATGACAGTCCATTCAGCGAATGACGCGGCGATGGCTTTGGCTGAAATGATTAGCGGAACAGAAGAAGCATTTGTTGAATTGATGAATAAACAGGCCAAAAGTTTTGGTCTGAAAGAAACGACTTTTTACAATGCAAGCGGACTTGACGGCGATTATATCGGCAAAGGACGCGAGGAAACTAATCTCGCCTCTGCACAAGATGTGTCAATCATTGCCCGAAAACTGATTGCCAAGCATCCCGAAGTACTCGACTTTACAAAACTGACGAGCTTCAAAACAGGTAATGGGACCACATTGTGGAGCACCAACTTGATGTTGGAAGGGATGCCCCAAGCTTTTCCTGGAATCGACGGATTGAAAACGGGCTATACAGATTTGGCAGGTTCCTGTTTTGCAGGCACGGGTGTCTTTGAGGGGCGGCGTATAATTTCAGTTGTGATGGCTGTTGAATCAGAACGGGGAGATACTACAACTCCGAGATTTGAATTGACAAAAGAACTGATTGAGAGATTTGTGCTGAATTAA
- a CDS encoding D-serine ammonia-lyase, with the protein MEKAQVNEWKEKLPFIEKVIAGEEVLWLNPLVESTSTGLPKTGVTAENVKDASDRLKRFASYIERVFPETIATKGIIESPITAIPNMKEALAVQYGTEIPGNLLLKEDNALPISGSIKARGGIYEVLIHAETVAIEHGLITTADDYAKFADLEFKELFANYKIAVGSTGNLGLSIGIMSAKLGFNVTVHMSADAKQWKKDMLREKGVTVVEYADDYSKAVEEGRRQAEADPSCHFVDDENSLDLFLGYAVAGERVATQLKARGTVVNKDNPLFVYLPCGVGGGPGGVAFGLKLAFGDAVHCFFAEPTHSPCMMLGMMTGLHDQISVQDFGLDNKTAADGLAVGTASGFVGKTMEPLLSGCYTIGDETMFKLLKLLTDTERIKLEPSALAGMTGPVQVIRENVNNATLANATHLVWGTGGSMVPEAEMDLYYGMSGK; encoded by the coding sequence ATGGAAAAAGCACAAGTAAATGAATGGAAAGAGAAGCTTCCGTTCATCGAGAAAGTAATCGCAGGTGAAGAAGTTCTCTGGCTCAACCCCCTAGTCGAATCAACATCTACCGGCCTCCCTAAAACAGGCGTGACTGCAGAAAACGTCAAAGATGCATCAGACCGTCTTAAACGATTTGCGTCCTATATCGAGCGTGTTTTCCCGGAAACAATAGCGACAAAAGGCATTATTGAATCACCGATTACAGCTATTCCGAACATGAAAGAAGCGCTTGCCGTTCAATACGGAACCGAAATCCCGGGAAACCTACTTCTGAAAGAAGATAACGCACTGCCAATATCAGGTTCAATCAAAGCGCGTGGCGGTATTTACGAAGTATTAATACATGCAGAAACAGTAGCGATCGAACACGGTTTAATAACAACTGCCGACGACTACGCGAAGTTTGCGGATCTGGAATTCAAAGAATTGTTTGCAAATTATAAAATTGCTGTAGGCTCGACTGGAAACCTTGGCTTAAGCATTGGAATCATGAGTGCCAAACTAGGTTTCAATGTCACTGTTCATATGTCCGCGGATGCAAAGCAATGGAAAAAGGATATGCTGCGTGAAAAAGGCGTTACGGTTGTCGAATACGCCGATGACTACAGTAAGGCCGTTGAAGAAGGACGCCGTCAAGCGGAAGCAGATCCATCTTGTCATTTCGTCGATGATGAAAACTCACTTGATTTATTTTTAGGCTACGCAGTGGCTGGAGAGCGTGTTGCAACGCAGTTAAAAGCTCGCGGTACAGTCGTCAATAAAGACAACCCGTTGTTCGTCTACCTGCCTTGCGGTGTAGGCGGCGGTCCTGGGGGCGTAGCCTTCGGATTAAAACTTGCATTCGGAGATGCCGTTCATTGTTTCTTTGCAGAACCTACGCATTCCCCGTGCATGATGCTGGGTATGATGACTGGTCTTCACGATCAAATTTCTGTTCAAGACTTCGGCCTCGACAATAAAACTGCAGCAGACGGTCTTGCAGTTGGGACCGCGTCAGGTTTCGTGGGCAAAACAATGGAACCGCTTTTATCGGGCTGTTACACGATTGGAGACGAAACGATGTTTAAGTTATTGAAATTGCTTACAGACACAGAGCGTATTAAACTTGAGCCTTCTGCACTCGCGGGGATGACCGGCCCAGTACAAGTCATCCGTGAAAATGTGAATAATGCTACTCTTGCAAATGCTACCCACCTTGTCTGGGGAACAGGCGGCAGTATGGTGCCTGAAGCAGAGATGGATTTGTATTACGGTATGTCTGGGAAATAA
- a CDS encoding AbrB family transcriptional regulator — translation MVMNEDQGSPRFQTRKITQIGNSYGMTLSREMLDYLKITKGDDVQVEMKAGELILRRIQHTVYPDGISEDFFDVLNETIEKYDTALKELKDR, via the coding sequence ATGGTAATGAATGAAGACCAAGGGAGTCCGCGTTTTCAAACAAGAAAAATTACACAGATCGGAAACTCGTATGGGATGACTCTTTCGCGTGAAATGCTGGATTATCTAAAAATAACGAAAGGCGATGATGTTCAAGTGGAAATGAAGGCAGGCGAGTTAATACTAAGAAGAATACAGCACACAGTGTATCCTGATGGAATTTCGGAAGATTTTTTTGATGTCCTTAATGAAACAATTGAAAAGTACGACACAGCGTTAAAGGAATTAAAAGACCGATGA
- a CDS encoding type II toxin-antitoxin system death-on-curing family toxin, translating into MIRYVTAQEVIALNYFLTERYSPMQIKGIKEPVLLDTAVNRPMQDTNGKEPYPDIISKAAALFESIIQNQCFHNANKRTAFVAVRQFLSYNGYDLIVGQQDVVNFVVETAGSNYTFDEVVSFIRNNSSPKKH; encoded by the coding sequence ATGATTCGTTACGTGACAGCTCAAGAAGTGATTGCACTCAATTACTTTCTAACGGAACGTTATTCGCCTATGCAGATAAAAGGGATCAAGGAACCCGTTTTGCTCGACACGGCAGTGAACAGACCAATGCAGGATACAAATGGAAAAGAACCATATCCAGACATTATCTCAAAAGCGGCAGCGTTATTCGAATCGATTATACAAAATCAGTGTTTTCATAACGCCAATAAAAGGACTGCCTTTGTGGCAGTAAGGCAGTTTCTCTCGTATAACGGCTATGATTTGATTGTTGGGCAACAGGATGTTGTCAATTTTGTAGTCGAGACAGCTGGAAGTAATTATACATTTGATGAGGTCGTCAGTTTTATTAGAAATAACTCATCCCCCAAAAAACATTGA
- a CDS encoding YqcI/YcgG family protein, with protein MIQTDIALLTKEDFVERTDLPDWLLKEYQTFHETVTDKTFPCYFGMGGELKGELRYAYITQDDWSNLPEALMSFLALFDNPIHKRHGLFVFVEPFEIEGSLDDYRKQFWQILQYLHEVDEVKWPEESPRDPEHHLWDFRFNGEPIFVFGNAPAYKQRKTRDLGNAMVLGFQPRRIFEGLKGTEKGGVMSREKVRERVEVWDQLPKHPDISHFGDPAHNEWKQFFIGDDVEPIQGKCPFSHKEIR; from the coding sequence ATGATTCAGACAGATATTGCTTTATTAACAAAAGAGGATTTTGTAGAACGTACTGATTTACCTGATTGGCTGCTAAAAGAATACCAAACGTTCCATGAAACCGTAACGGATAAAACGTTCCCATGTTACTTTGGGATGGGTGGCGAGCTGAAGGGCGAATTGCGCTATGCCTACATAACACAAGATGATTGGTCTAATTTGCCGGAAGCTCTAATGTCATTTTTAGCCCTTTTCGATAATCCTATACATAAACGGCACGGTCTGTTCGTATTTGTGGAACCATTTGAGATAGAAGGTTCTCTGGATGATTACAGAAAGCAGTTTTGGCAGATTTTGCAGTACTTGCATGAAGTTGACGAGGTAAAATGGCCCGAAGAAAGTCCGCGTGATCCTGAGCATCACTTGTGGGATTTCCGTTTCAACGGGGAACCGATTTTCGTTTTCGGCAACGCACCTGCCTATAAGCAACGGAAAACACGAGATCTTGGCAATGCGATGGTGCTTGGTTTTCAGCCACGAAGAATATTTGAAGGGCTGAAAGGAACAGAAAAGGGTGGCGTCATGTCCCGAGAAAAAGTGCGTGAGCGTGTTGAAGTATGGGATCAGCTTCCGAAACATCCGGATATTAGCCATTTCGGAGATCCAGCACATAATGAATGGAAACAGTTTTTCATCGGGGATGATGTTGAGCCAATTCAAGGGAAATGTCCATTTTCCCATAAGGAGATAAGGTAA